The Desmonostoc muscorum LEGE 12446 genome includes a region encoding these proteins:
- a CDS encoding serine hydrolase: MQGITAFINKTMQEWKVPGLAIAVIKDSKIIFCEGFGKRDVEQNLIVTPQTLFAIGSCTKAFTTMAMSILVEKGLLNWDKPVRNYLPTFKLYDSYATEHITPRDLVTHRSGLPRHDAVWYKTPFSRQEIIERLQYLEPTHELRTIFQYQNLMYTAAGYLVGEIAQSNWEDFVQQEIFNPLEMRDSNFSVETSQKANDFALPYQEKEDKIESISFCNIDITGPAGSINSNVIDMANWLLLQLNQGKFGDKQIISSSNLSQMHSPQIVMTQTLEYKELFYEFYGLGWTITSYRGHNLIQHGGNIDGFSARTTLLPQDNIGIVVLTNLDKNPVINTVTYYVCDRLLGLNEVPWNERMKEKYAQAKETTAKAKEQIASACKTGTQPSHPLEDYTGYFEHPAYGVLSIQINDNYLRATYNSIIYKLEHYHYDIFVKSELSEQPELISFLTDTKGNITSVTFPLEPTVKGILFTRIPETKSP, translated from the coding sequence ATGCAAGGTATAACGGCATTTATCAACAAGACAATGCAAGAATGGAAAGTACCTGGGCTAGCGATCGCAGTCATTAAAGATAGCAAAATAATTTTTTGTGAAGGCTTTGGAAAGCGAGATGTAGAACAGAATTTAATTGTTACACCACAAACTCTTTTTGCCATTGGTTCTTGTACGAAAGCCTTTACCACAATGGCAATGAGTATCCTAGTAGAAAAAGGCTTATTAAACTGGGATAAACCTGTTAGAAATTATCTGCCTACTTTTAAACTTTATGACTCCTATGCAACCGAACATATCACACCCCGTGACCTAGTGACTCATCGTTCTGGCTTACCTCGTCACGATGCTGTGTGGTATAAAACTCCCTTCAGCCGTCAAGAAATAATTGAGCGCTTACAATATCTCGAACCCACTCACGAATTGCGTACTATTTTTCAGTATCAAAATTTGATGTACACAGCGGCGGGGTATTTGGTTGGTGAAATTGCACAAAGTAATTGGGAAGATTTTGTGCAACAGGAAATTTTTAATCCTTTAGAAATGAGAGACAGTAATTTCTCTGTAGAGACATCCCAAAAAGCTAATGATTTTGCACTTCCTTATCAAGAAAAAGAAGACAAAATTGAGAGCATTTCCTTTTGTAACATCGATATTACTGGACCAGCAGGCTCAATCAATTCCAACGTTATTGATATGGCTAACTGGCTTTTACTCCAGCTTAACCAGGGTAAGTTTGGCGATAAACAAATTATCTCATCAAGTAATCTGAGTCAGATGCACTCTCCACAAATCGTGATGACTCAAACATTGGAATATAAAGAACTTTTTTATGAATTTTATGGTTTGGGATGGACGATTACCTCTTACAGAGGTCATAATTTAATTCAGCATGGCGGCAATATTGATGGATTTTCTGCGCGGACAACTTTGCTGCCTCAAGACAATATTGGTATAGTAGTTCTGACTAATTTGGATAAAAACCCAGTCATAAATACTGTGACTTATTATGTATGCGATCGCTTACTTGGTTTAAACGAAGTTCCTTGGAATGAACGAATGAAAGAAAAATATGCTCAAGCCAAAGAAACTACTGCAAAAGCCAAAGAACAAATCGCCTCAGCCTGTAAAACTGGCACTCAACCTTCTCATCCTCTAGAAGATTACACAGGTTATTTTGAGCATCCAGCATACGGAGTCTTATCAATTCAAATTAATGATAATTATTTACGAGCAACTTATAATTCAATTATTTATAAATTAGAACACTACCACTATGATATTTTTGTTAAATCTGAGTTGAGCGAACAACCAGAACTTATATCTTTCTTAACTGATACCAAAGGCAATATTACTAGCGTTACTTTTCCCCTAGAACCGACTGTAAAAGGGATTTTATTTACCCGGATACCTGAAACTAAATCTCCTTAA
- the kdpA gene encoding potassium-transporting ATPase subunit KdpA, giving the protein MLQGWIQIILTLLIVVAITPFFGRYMARIYLEQSTFLDPILNPVERVLYSLVGVKTKENMTGWQYGRAILYSNVAMGLLIFLIIMNQGWLPLNPNKINAPTWDTALHTTISFITNTNQQHYSGETYMSYASQMWGLGYHMFTSAATGLAVGIAFIRGLTGRPLGNFYVDLIRSITRILLPICIVGGIVLMAAGVPETLAGVAVFPTLEDPNISQAIARGPVAHFEIIKQLGENGGGFFAINSAHPFENPSGFSNLIQIVAMLSIPTSFIYTYGLFANNTKQAWLVYGMVGVLYVVFIIVTAIGEYNGNPAVNAVLGSQQPNLEGKEVRFGWAQSVLFAVSTTGTMCGAVNSLHDSFMPNGGFITLSNMFLQIIWGGQGTGTAYLFAYLILAVFATGLMVGRTPEFLGRKIEKREVVLASFLILLVHPIAIMIPAGIALAFPDQLSGISNPGFHGFAQVIYEYASAAANNGSGFEGLGDSQPSPLAIATGTQPTLTALWWNLSTCFSLLAGRYIPILGLLFLADSISRKQAVPYTTGTLRTDTGLFTGVTAGVILILGALTFFPVLALGPIGEAFFIAKGIG; this is encoded by the coding sequence ATGCTACAAGGATGGATTCAAATTATATTAACGCTACTAATTGTAGTAGCAATTACTCCATTTTTTGGGCGCTATATGGCGCGGATCTACTTAGAACAAAGCACTTTTCTCGACCCAATTTTAAATCCGGTTGAGCGAGTGCTTTATTCCTTGGTTGGGGTTAAAACCAAAGAAAATATGACGGGTTGGCAGTATGGGCGAGCAATCTTGTATAGCAATGTCGCAATGGGGTTGCTGATTTTCTTGATTATCATGAATCAAGGATGGTTACCATTAAACCCAAACAAAATAAATGCCCCAACTTGGGATACAGCGCTGCATACTACTATTTCTTTTATTACTAACACCAACCAGCAGCATTATTCTGGTGAAACTTACATGAGTTATGCCAGTCAAATGTGGGGACTTGGTTATCACATGTTCACCTCAGCGGCGACTGGTTTGGCTGTGGGAATTGCCTTTATTCGGGGTTTAACTGGTAGACCGTTGGGCAACTTTTATGTAGACTTAATTCGCTCGATTACGCGAATTTTGCTGCCTATTTGTATTGTCGGCGGGATTGTCTTGATGGCGGCTGGTGTGCCAGAAACACTGGCGGGTGTAGCGGTGTTTCCCACTTTGGAAGATCCTAACATTAGTCAGGCGATCGCTCGCGGTCCCGTTGCCCATTTTGAAATCATCAAGCAATTAGGGGAAAACGGCGGCGGCTTTTTTGCCATCAACTCGGCACACCCCTTTGAAAATCCCAGCGGATTTTCTAATTTAATTCAAATTGTCGCCATGCTTTCGATTCCCACTTCCTTTATCTACACCTATGGCTTGTTTGCTAACAACACTAAGCAAGCTTGGTTAGTCTACGGCATGGTGGGTGTGCTTTATGTAGTATTTATTATCGTTACCGCCATTGGCGAATACAACGGTAATCCGGCTGTAAATGCTGTGCTGGGAAGTCAGCAACCGAATTTGGAAGGTAAAGAAGTCCGGTTTGGTTGGGCACAATCTGTGCTATTCGCAGTAAGTACAACTGGCACCATGTGCGGTGCAGTCAACAGTTTACACGACTCCTTCATGCCCAACGGCGGTTTTATTACCCTTTCCAACATGTTCCTGCAAATTATCTGGGGTGGACAGGGTACTGGAACGGCTTACCTGTTTGCTTACTTGATTCTGGCTGTGTTCGCCACAGGGCTAATGGTGGGACGCACACCAGAATTTCTCGGACGCAAAATTGAGAAGCGGGAAGTTGTGCTGGCTAGTTTCTTGATTTTGCTAGTTCACCCGATCGCTATTATGATTCCCGCAGGTATCGCCTTAGCATTTCCTGATCAATTATCAGGAATTAGCAATCCCGGCTTCCACGGTTTTGCTCAAGTGATTTATGAATACGCCTCCGCTGCTGCTAACAACGGTTCTGGGTTTGAAGGCTTGGGCGATTCTCAACCTTCACCATTAGCGATCGCTACAGGCACACAACCAACTTTAACCGCCTTGTGGTGGAATCTAAGTACCTGCTTCAGTTTACTAGCAGGACGTTATATTCCCATACTGGGTTTACTGTTCTTAGCAGATAGTATTTCTCGTAAGCAAGCTGTTCCCTACACCACTGGGACATTGCGAACCGATACCGGATTATTTACAGGTGTTACCGCAGGCGTGATTTTAATTCTAGGCGCACTTACGTTCTTCCCAGTACTTGCATTAGGTCCCATTGGTGAAGCCTTTTTTATCGCAAAGGGTATTGGGTAG
- the kdpB gene encoding potassium-transporting ATPase subunit KdpB — protein sequence MPITTNSPSPRVPHGTRDSRKHTPKADMRGLYQRAIRESFVKLDPRITVRNPVMFVVWVGTIVTFLVTLNPNLFGTIQADVNQQRLLNGLITFILFFTLVFANFAEAVAEGRGKAQADSLRTTRSDTIANKILPDGSIVQVNSTELRRGDLVKVIANNMIPADGDVIKGIGSVDESAITGESAPVLKQPGTDIASSVTGGTRLLSDELTIRISADPGQGFIDRMIALVEGAQRTKTPNEIALTVLLAVLTQVFLIVVATMPPFVNYIANFISTVFGAEAANSLRAGASVAILISLLVALIPTTIGGLLSAIGIAGMDRVAQFNVIATSGRAVEACGDINTLVLDKTGTITLGNRMADEFIPLDNHSLKDVARVSLAASLFDDTPEGKSIVALAEKSQIAVDFNIDKAEGVEFSAKTRMSGTNLPDGKEVRKGAVDAIKGFVRSRGGYVPDDIDAAYERVSRLGGTPLAVCQDDKIYGVIYLKDIVKPGLRERFDQLRRMGVRTVMLTGDNRITASVIAQEAGVDDFIAEATPEDKIEVIRSEQSQGKLVAMTGDGTNDAPALAQANVGVAMNSGTQAAKEAANMVDLDSDPTKLIDLVTIGKQLLITRGALTTFSIANDIAKYFAIIPTIFAAAGIGALNIMALKSAQSAIVSALIYNALIIPALIPLALKGVKFLPLSADQLLRRNIFIYGVGGIIAPFIAIKLIDIILPLS from the coding sequence ATGCCAATTACTACTAATTCTCCTTCACCCCGTGTTCCTCATGGAACTCGTGACTCGCGTAAGCACACCCCCAAGGCAGATATGCGGGGACTTTACCAAAGAGCAATTCGTGAGTCATTTGTCAAGCTCGATCCGCGAATTACTGTCAGAAATCCAGTGATGTTTGTTGTTTGGGTGGGAACAATTGTCACCTTTCTAGTAACCCTAAACCCAAATTTGTTTGGCACAATTCAGGCAGATGTCAACCAACAACGCTTGTTAAATGGGTTGATTACCTTTATTCTGTTTTTCACACTGGTTTTTGCTAACTTTGCCGAAGCTGTGGCTGAAGGACGAGGGAAAGCTCAGGCTGATTCACTCAGAACCACGCGATCGGATACGATCGCTAATAAAATCCTCCCCGATGGTTCCATAGTACAAGTCAATTCTACGGAACTGCGGCGGGGTGATTTAGTCAAAGTGATTGCAAACAATATGATTCCCGCCGATGGGGATGTCATTAAAGGCATTGGTTCAGTAGATGAGTCTGCGATTACTGGGGAATCTGCGCCTGTATTGAAGCAACCAGGTACAGATATTGCCAGTTCGGTAACAGGAGGTACACGCCTACTCTCCGATGAATTGACGATTCGCATTAGCGCCGATCCTGGACAAGGCTTTATTGACCGGATGATTGCCTTAGTAGAAGGGGCACAACGCACCAAGACTCCCAACGAGATTGCCTTGACGGTATTGTTAGCAGTGCTGACACAGGTGTTTTTAATTGTAGTGGCGACGATGCCACCATTTGTCAACTACATCGCCAATTTTATCAGCACCGTATTTGGGGCTGAAGCAGCAAACAGTTTGCGTGCGGGTGCTAGCGTTGCGATTTTAATATCGTTACTGGTAGCTTTGATTCCCACAACTATTGGTGGTTTACTCAGTGCGATCGGTATCGCTGGTATGGACAGAGTTGCTCAATTTAACGTCATTGCGACCTCTGGTAGAGCAGTAGAAGCTTGCGGCGACATCAACACTCTGGTGCTAGATAAAACAGGGACAATCACCTTGGGGAACCGTATGGCTGATGAGTTTATTCCCCTGGATAATCATTCACTAAAAGATGTGGCGCGAGTTTCCTTAGCTGCTAGCTTATTTGATGATACGCCGGAGGGCAAGTCAATTGTGGCATTAGCAGAAAAGTCCCAAATTGCGGTAGATTTCAATATCGATAAAGCCGAAGGTGTGGAATTTTCCGCCAAAACCCGGATGAGTGGTACAAATCTACCTGATGGCAAAGAAGTTCGTAAAGGTGCGGTGGATGCCATTAAAGGATTTGTCCGTTCTCGTGGCGGTTACGTTCCCGATGATATAGATGCAGCTTATGAGCGAGTTTCCCGGTTAGGGGGTACACCCTTAGCTGTTTGCCAGGATGACAAAATTTATGGTGTGATTTACCTCAAAGATATTGTCAAACCTGGTTTGCGGGAACGATTTGACCAACTGCGCCGTATGGGTGTCCGCACCGTCATGCTCACAGGCGATAATCGAATTACCGCTTCAGTGATTGCTCAGGAAGCCGGAGTTGATGATTTCATTGCCGAAGCGACTCCAGAAGACAAAATCGAGGTGATTCGCTCCGAACAATCCCAGGGTAAACTGGTGGCAATGACTGGGGATGGCACCAACGATGCACCCGCCTTAGCTCAAGCAAACGTGGGTGTGGCAATGAACTCTGGGACGCAAGCTGCCAAAGAAGCTGCTAACATGGTGGACTTAGACTCAGACCCCACCAAGTTGATTGACTTAGTAACAATTGGTAAACAGCTGCTCATTACCCGTGGAGCATTAACAACATTCTCCATCGCCAACGATATCGCCAAGTATTTTGCCATCATTCCGACAATCTTTGCTGCGGCTGGAATCGGCGCACTTAATATCATGGCACTCAAAAGCGCTCAATCTGCGATCGTCTCGGCGCTAATTTACAACGCCTTGATTATTCCGGCACTAATTCCCCTAGCACTTAAAGGAGTAAAATTCTTGCCTCTTTCGGCAGATCAATTACTACGCCGTAACATCTTTATCTATGGCGTTGGTGGTATCATTGCTCCCTTCATTGCCATCAAACTGATAGATATAATCTTACCCTTGTCTTAG
- a CDS encoding potassium-transporting ATPase subunit F, whose product MKPVHIRPTIPISQLSEAITEIWCQWRRQKLPLYLFLAMCFNLVVAPVVYAATSEQLSRSQAWGVGLLGLVTVGLSIYLFFVMFVPEKF is encoded by the coding sequence ATGAAACCCGTTCATATTCGACCAACCATCCCCATATCCCAACTATCTGAAGCAATAACTGAAATTTGGTGTCAATGGCGTAGACAAAAACTGCCACTGTATTTATTCCTAGCGATGTGCTTCAACTTAGTAGTTGCACCTGTAGTTTATGCAGCCACAAGCGAACAACTTTCCCGCAGTCAAGCTTGGGGAGTGGGACTGCTAGGACTGGTAACAGTAGGACTTTCTATTTATTTATTTTTTGTAATGTTTGTACCGGAGAAATTCTAA